The Lycium ferocissimum isolate CSIRO_LF1 chromosome 10, AGI_CSIRO_Lferr_CH_V1, whole genome shotgun sequence genome window below encodes:
- the LOC132034532 gene encoding protein CRABS CLAW-like, with the protein MSSSSSNSGSSCLNLLEAADHKTSMDLAQSSEHLCYVRCSFCNTILAVGIPCKKLLDTVTVKCGHCGNLSFLSSRPPLQPQCFDHQSTLQHQDFFSNFKKGQSSSSSEPSSPKAPFVVKPPEKKHRLPSAYNRFMKEEIQRIKAAHPEIPHREAFSAAAKNWARYIPNTPNGTLADSSNNA; encoded by the exons AtgtcttcctcttcttctaaTTCTGGTAGCTCTTGCCTCAATTTATTGGAAGCTGCTGATCATAAAACCTCCATGGATTTGGCTCAATCTTCTGAACATCTTTGCTACGTCCGTTGCAGCTTCTGCAACACTATTCTTGCG GTGGGAATTCCATGCAAGAAGCTGTTGGATACAGTGACAGTGAAATGTGGGCATTGTGGTAATCTTTCCTTTTTAAGCAGTAGACCTCCACTTCAACCCCAATGTTTTGATCACCAATCCACTCTTCAG cATCAAGATTTCTTCAGCAATTTCAAGAAGGGCCAGTCTTCATCTTCAAGTGAACCATCATCTCCAAAGGCACCTTTTGTTGTAAAAC CTCCTGAGAAGAAGCACAGGCTACCATCCGCCTACAATCGGTTCATGAA AGAAGAGATACAACGTATTAAAGCAGCACATCCAGAGATTCCACACCGAGAAGCTTTCAGTGCAGCAGCTAAAAAT TGGGCGAGGTACATTCCTAATACTCCAAACGGGACCTTGGCTGACAGCAGCAATAAT GCTTAG